The proteins below are encoded in one region of Sander lucioperca isolate FBNREF2018 chromosome 11, SLUC_FBN_1.2, whole genome shotgun sequence:
- the zfr2 gene encoding zinc finger RNA-binding protein isoform X2: MAASNYFGFTHGAGPQYSTQPPPAYSHPSTATYSVQQAPAVAHAVTASYSPAPVQAARPVVTAPYPAYQSHQAPPDYAYRQPDPPAPPQPTTTPQTYQVYSDTDNYSYGRPAAVTTYDNKQYYQTSIASAQRTPTENYYQTVGVKSAYSPAPSTVYSQPPPPQRQVTALKPLAPSVSTSYNIYPVSTSVQQPPTPISSYTLGSSFGSTVSATTYSGISYSNYDSTGYTSTSTPSYYQPAQQTLTQPQPPPQQPQQQPQPPIQPPPKQLTSSSWSNSGSNMVTAPTVNTYKKPTFHQSKLQKPKGPPKQPQLHYCDICKISCAGPQTYREHLEGQKHKKKEAALKSGGQTGASNGPRGVQTQLRCELCDVTCTGVDAYAAHIRGAKHQKVVKLHTKLGKPIPSTEPVLVNSAPVITTSTAGKPPVTTSTPASVSTTSTPTVTPKQGAVNTLVKITAPVKKPAPPKIYNISNKPVSAPAAAVTAAVVVVAAKVEEPMQQSIQRRDPQSDDEDGDRAGGQGDIQPVGHDYVEEVRNVDGKVIRFHCKLCECSFNDPNAKDMHLKGRRHRLQYKKKVNPELPVEIKPSNRARKLQESKLKKQKQKAVLKRQRDDEQCWHMEMRSDSWPKRYEEDMYWRRMEEEQMYWGEQRRRMAPPPLMSRPGMPVPPLLTCVRRPDSPDDRHIMAKHSTIYPVEEELQAVQRIVSHSERALKLVSDSLLEKETPAVDTAATEGGDEKGTENSGRLLKGVMRVGILAKGLLLHGDRNVELILLTAKKPTISLLKNIAKHLPKELETFSEDQYEVQAHPEEANIVIFSSKEPKMQVTISLTSPLMREDPATEKEKQAGGKAAEKGVAEKDPTDLLNKRKCLEYLAALRHAKWFQARANGLQSCVIIIRLLRDLCQRVPTWGKMPGWAMELLVEKVISSAAGPLSPGEAMRRVLECISTGILLPDGPGLMDPCEKETTDALGSMMLQAREDITASAQHALRLLAFRQIHKVLGMESLPASKASARNRKRRRDGSETGEGEGEGKKDKKEEAESA, from the exons ATGGCTGCAAGCAATTATTTCGGCTTCACACATGGTGCCGGTCCGCAATACAG TACCCAGCCTCCCCCGGCCTACTCCCATCCCTCCACAGCCACTTACAGTGTCCAGCAGGCTCCAGCTGTGGCTCATGCAGTGACTGCATCCTACTCTCCAGCTCCAGTCCAGGCAGCCCGGCCAGTGGTCACTGCCCCTTACCCTGCCTATCAGAGTCACCAGGCTCCCCCTGACTACGCCTACAGGCAGCCAGACCCCCCGGCACCCCCACAGCCCACCACCACCCCACAGACGTACCAAGTATACTCGGACACG GACAACTACAGCTACGGGCGCCCTGCAGCTGTCACGACCTATGACAACAAACAGTACTACCAGACGAGTATAGCTTCAGCTCAGAGGACACCCACAGAGAATTACTACCAGACGG TAGGCGTAAAGAGTGCATACAGTCCAGCCCCGTCCACTGTGTACAGCCAGCCTCCTCCTCCCCAGAGGCAGGTAACGGCCCTGAAGCCTCTGGCCCCCTCTGTGtcaaccagctacaacattTACCCAGTGTCCACCAGTGTCCAGCAGCCCCCCACACCCATTTCATCCTACACCCTTGGCTCCTCCTTCGGATCAACTGTTTCAGCCACCACCTACTCAG GCATTAGCTACTCCAATTATGACTCTACTGGCTACACCTCTACATCCACCCCCTCCTATTACCAGCCGGCCCAGCAGACTCTCACCCAGCCGCAGCCTCCACCTCAGCAGCCCCAGCAACAGCCCCAACCCCCCATCCAGCCACCACCTAAGCAGCTGACAAGCTCTTCCTGGAGCAACTCAGGCAGCAACATGGTGACAGCTCCGACTGTAAACACCTACAAAAAGCCCACGTTTCATCAGAGCAAGCTGCAGAAGCCCAAAGGGCCTCCCAAGCAGCCCCAGCTCCATTACTGTGACATTTGCAAGATCAGCTGTGCAGGCCCTCAG ACGTACCGGGAGCACCTTGAGGGCCAGAAGCATAAGAAAAAGGAGGCAGCCCTTAAATCTGGGGGGCAGACGGGGGCCAGCAATGGGCCCAGAGGTGTCCAGACTCAGTTACGCTGTGAGCTATGTGACGTCACCTGCACCGGAGTGGACGCCTATGCCGCCCATATCCGTGGGGCCAAACATCAGAAG GTGGTGAAACTTCACACCAAGCTGGGCAAACCTATACCTTCCACTGAGCCAGTGTTGGTGAATTCAGCTCCAGTTATCACAACCTCGACAGCTGGGAAACCTCCAGTCACCACATCCACTCCTGCCTCTGTCTCAACCACTTCAACTCCCACTGTGACACCCAAACAGGGGGCTGTAAACACCCTGGTCAAAATAACGGCACCAGTCAAGAAACCAGCTCCTcccaaaatatataacattt CCAATAAGCCTGTCAGCGCTCCAgcagctgcagtgacagcagcggtggtggtggtggctgcCAAGGTGGAGGAGCCCATGCAACAGTCAATTCAGAGGAGGGACCCTCAGAGTGACGATGAGGACGGTGACAGAGCTGGAGGCCAGGGAGACATCCAGCCAGTGGGACACGACTACGTAGAGGAG GTCCGAAACGTTGACGGCAAAGTGATTAGATTCCACTGTAAACTGTGTGAGTGCAGCTTCAACGACCCCAACGCTAAAGACATGCACCTGAAAGGAAGAAGGCACAGACTCCAATACAAG AAGAAAGTGAACCCAGAGCTTCCTGTGGAGATCAAGCCCAGTAACCGGGCCAGGAAGCTGCAGGAGAGCAAGCTGAAGAAGCAGAAACAGAAGGCAGTgctgaagagacagagagacgatGAACAGTGCTGGCACATGGAGATGAGGTCAGACTCATGGCCAAA GCGATATGAGGAGGACATGTACTggaggaggatggaggaggagcaGATGTATTGGGGGGAGCAGAGACGCAGGATGGCTCCTCCACCTTTGATGAGCCGCCCTGGTATGCCAGTACCCCCTCTACTG ACGTGTGTGCGTCGGCCAGACTCTCCTGACGACCGTCACATCATGGCTAAACACTCGACCATTTACCCAGTAGAGGAAGAGCTGCAGGCTGTTCAGAGGATTGTCTCCCACTCTGAGAGAGCCCTAAAACTGGTGTCAGACTCCCTGCTGGAGAAGGAGACACCAGCTGTTGATACGGCTGCCACTGAAGGAGGAGATGAAAAAGG TACTGAGAACTCAGGACGGCTGCTAAAAGGTGTGATGAGGGTGGGCATCCTGGCCAAAGGCCTGCTGCTTCATGGGGACAGAAATGTTGAGCTCATCCTGCTGACTGCTAAGAAACCCACGATCTCTTTACTGAAGAACATCGCCAAGCATTTGCCCAAAGAACTGGAG ACATTTTCTGAAGATCAGTATGAGGTGCAGGCTCACCCTGAGGAGGCGAACATCGTGATATTTTCAAGCAAGGAGCCCAAAATGCAGGTGACCATTTCTCTCACCTCGCCGCTGATGAGGGAGGACCCTGCTACTGAGaaggagaagcaggcaggaggaaAAGCGGCtgagaaag GTGTGGCTGAGAAGGACCCCACTGATCTTCTGAATAAGAGAAAATGTCTGGAATACCTGGCTGCTCTCCGTCACGCCAAATGGTTTCAG GCTCGTGCCAACGGGCTGCAGTCTTGTGTGATCATCATTCGGTTGCTGAGAGATTTATGTCAGCGGGTTCCCACCTGGGGGAAGATGCCCGGCTGG GCGATGGAGCTGCTGGTGGAGAAAGTGATCAGCAGTGCTGCAGGCCCACTCAGCCCAGGAGAGGCCATGCGCAGAGTCCTAGAGTGCATCTCCACAGGCATCCTGCTACCAG ATGGACCAGGGTTGATGGACCCCTGTGAGAAAGAGACAACAGATGCTTTGGGAAGCATGATGCTTCAAGCCAGAGAGGACATTACTGCCAGTGCACAG CATGCTCTGCGGCTGCTTGCTTTCCGCCAGATCCACAAGGTTCTGGGCATGGAGTCTCTGCCAGCATCCAAGGCCAGCGCTCGCAACCGTAAGCGTCGACGGGACGGCAGCGAAACGGGCGAAGGGGAGGGGGAGGGCAAAAAAGACAAGAAGGAAGAAGCCGAGAGTGCTTGA
- the zfr2 gene encoding zinc finger RNA-binding protein isoform X4, with the protein MAASNYFGFTHGAGPQYSTQPPPAYSHPSTATYSVQQAPAVAHAVTASYSPAPVQAARPVVTAPYPAYQSHQAPPDYAYRQPDPPAPPQPTTTPQTYQVYSDTQDNYSYGRPAAVTTYDNKQYYQTSIASAQRTPTENYYQTVGVKSAYSPAPSTVYSQPPPPQRQVTALKPLAPSVSTSYNIYPVSTSVQQPPTPISSYTLGSSFGSTVSATTYSGISYSNYDSTGYTSTSTPSYYQPAQQTLTQPQPPPQQPQQQPQPPIQPPPKQLTSSSWSNSGSNMVTAPTVNTYKKPTFHQSKLQKPKGPPKQPQLHYCDICKISCAGPQTYREHLEGQKHKKKEAALKSGGQTGASNGPRGVQTQLRCELCDVTCTGVDAYAAHIRGAKHQKVVKLHTKLGKPIPSTEPVLVNSAPVITTSTAGKPPVTTSTPASVSTTSTPTVTPKQGAVNTLVKITAPVKKPAPPKIYNISNKPVSAPAAAVTAAVVVVAAKVEEPMQQSIQRRDPQSDDEDGDRAGGQGDIQPVGHDYVEEVRNVDGKVIRFHCKLCECSFNDPNAKDMHLKGRRHRLQYKKKVNPELPVEIKPSNRARKLQESKLKKQKQKAVLKRQRDDEQCWHMEMRRYEEDMYWRRMEEEQMYWGEQRRRMAPPPLMSRPGMPVPPLLTCVRRPDSPDDRHIMAKHSTIYPVEEELQAVQRIVSHSERALKLVSDSLLEKETPAVDTAATEGGDEKGTENSGRLLKGVMRVGILAKGLLLHGDRNVELILLTAKKPTISLLKNIAKHLPKELETFSEDQYEVQAHPEEANIVIFSSKEPKMQVTISLTSPLMREDPATEKEKQAGGKAAEKGVAEKDPTDLLNKRKCLEYLAALRHAKWFQARANGLQSCVIIIRLLRDLCQRVPTWGKMPGWAMELLVEKVISSAAGPLSPGEAMRRVLECISTGILLPDGPGLMDPCEKETTDALGSMMLQAREDITASAQHALRLLAFRQIHKVLGMESLPASKASARNRKRRRDGSETGEGEGEGKKDKKEEAESA; encoded by the exons ATGGCTGCAAGCAATTATTTCGGCTTCACACATGGTGCCGGTCCGCAATACAG TACCCAGCCTCCCCCGGCCTACTCCCATCCCTCCACAGCCACTTACAGTGTCCAGCAGGCTCCAGCTGTGGCTCATGCAGTGACTGCATCCTACTCTCCAGCTCCAGTCCAGGCAGCCCGGCCAGTGGTCACTGCCCCTTACCCTGCCTATCAGAGTCACCAGGCTCCCCCTGACTACGCCTACAGGCAGCCAGACCCCCCGGCACCCCCACAGCCCACCACCACCCCACAGACGTACCAAGTATACTCGGACACG CAGGACAACTACAGCTACGGGCGCCCTGCAGCTGTCACGACCTATGACAACAAACAGTACTACCAGACGAGTATAGCTTCAGCTCAGAGGACACCCACAGAGAATTACTACCAGACGG TAGGCGTAAAGAGTGCATACAGTCCAGCCCCGTCCACTGTGTACAGCCAGCCTCCTCCTCCCCAGAGGCAGGTAACGGCCCTGAAGCCTCTGGCCCCCTCTGTGtcaaccagctacaacattTACCCAGTGTCCACCAGTGTCCAGCAGCCCCCCACACCCATTTCATCCTACACCCTTGGCTCCTCCTTCGGATCAACTGTTTCAGCCACCACCTACTCAG GCATTAGCTACTCCAATTATGACTCTACTGGCTACACCTCTACATCCACCCCCTCCTATTACCAGCCGGCCCAGCAGACTCTCACCCAGCCGCAGCCTCCACCTCAGCAGCCCCAGCAACAGCCCCAACCCCCCATCCAGCCACCACCTAAGCAGCTGACAAGCTCTTCCTGGAGCAACTCAGGCAGCAACATGGTGACAGCTCCGACTGTAAACACCTACAAAAAGCCCACGTTTCATCAGAGCAAGCTGCAGAAGCCCAAAGGGCCTCCCAAGCAGCCCCAGCTCCATTACTGTGACATTTGCAAGATCAGCTGTGCAGGCCCTCAG ACGTACCGGGAGCACCTTGAGGGCCAGAAGCATAAGAAAAAGGAGGCAGCCCTTAAATCTGGGGGGCAGACGGGGGCCAGCAATGGGCCCAGAGGTGTCCAGACTCAGTTACGCTGTGAGCTATGTGACGTCACCTGCACCGGAGTGGACGCCTATGCCGCCCATATCCGTGGGGCCAAACATCAGAAG GTGGTGAAACTTCACACCAAGCTGGGCAAACCTATACCTTCCACTGAGCCAGTGTTGGTGAATTCAGCTCCAGTTATCACAACCTCGACAGCTGGGAAACCTCCAGTCACCACATCCACTCCTGCCTCTGTCTCAACCACTTCAACTCCCACTGTGACACCCAAACAGGGGGCTGTAAACACCCTGGTCAAAATAACGGCACCAGTCAAGAAACCAGCTCCTcccaaaatatataacattt CCAATAAGCCTGTCAGCGCTCCAgcagctgcagtgacagcagcggtggtggtggtggctgcCAAGGTGGAGGAGCCCATGCAACAGTCAATTCAGAGGAGGGACCCTCAGAGTGACGATGAGGACGGTGACAGAGCTGGAGGCCAGGGAGACATCCAGCCAGTGGGACACGACTACGTAGAGGAG GTCCGAAACGTTGACGGCAAAGTGATTAGATTCCACTGTAAACTGTGTGAGTGCAGCTTCAACGACCCCAACGCTAAAGACATGCACCTGAAAGGAAGAAGGCACAGACTCCAATACAAG AAGAAAGTGAACCCAGAGCTTCCTGTGGAGATCAAGCCCAGTAACCGGGCCAGGAAGCTGCAGGAGAGCAAGCTGAAGAAGCAGAAACAGAAGGCAGTgctgaagagacagagagacgatGAACAGTGCTGGCACATGGAGATGAG GCGATATGAGGAGGACATGTACTggaggaggatggaggaggagcaGATGTATTGGGGGGAGCAGAGACGCAGGATGGCTCCTCCACCTTTGATGAGCCGCCCTGGTATGCCAGTACCCCCTCTACTG ACGTGTGTGCGTCGGCCAGACTCTCCTGACGACCGTCACATCATGGCTAAACACTCGACCATTTACCCAGTAGAGGAAGAGCTGCAGGCTGTTCAGAGGATTGTCTCCCACTCTGAGAGAGCCCTAAAACTGGTGTCAGACTCCCTGCTGGAGAAGGAGACACCAGCTGTTGATACGGCTGCCACTGAAGGAGGAGATGAAAAAGG TACTGAGAACTCAGGACGGCTGCTAAAAGGTGTGATGAGGGTGGGCATCCTGGCCAAAGGCCTGCTGCTTCATGGGGACAGAAATGTTGAGCTCATCCTGCTGACTGCTAAGAAACCCACGATCTCTTTACTGAAGAACATCGCCAAGCATTTGCCCAAAGAACTGGAG ACATTTTCTGAAGATCAGTATGAGGTGCAGGCTCACCCTGAGGAGGCGAACATCGTGATATTTTCAAGCAAGGAGCCCAAAATGCAGGTGACCATTTCTCTCACCTCGCCGCTGATGAGGGAGGACCCTGCTACTGAGaaggagaagcaggcaggaggaaAAGCGGCtgagaaag GTGTGGCTGAGAAGGACCCCACTGATCTTCTGAATAAGAGAAAATGTCTGGAATACCTGGCTGCTCTCCGTCACGCCAAATGGTTTCAG GCTCGTGCCAACGGGCTGCAGTCTTGTGTGATCATCATTCGGTTGCTGAGAGATTTATGTCAGCGGGTTCCCACCTGGGGGAAGATGCCCGGCTGG GCGATGGAGCTGCTGGTGGAGAAAGTGATCAGCAGTGCTGCAGGCCCACTCAGCCCAGGAGAGGCCATGCGCAGAGTCCTAGAGTGCATCTCCACAGGCATCCTGCTACCAG ATGGACCAGGGTTGATGGACCCCTGTGAGAAAGAGACAACAGATGCTTTGGGAAGCATGATGCTTCAAGCCAGAGAGGACATTACTGCCAGTGCACAG CATGCTCTGCGGCTGCTTGCTTTCCGCCAGATCCACAAGGTTCTGGGCATGGAGTCTCTGCCAGCATCCAAGGCCAGCGCTCGCAACCGTAAGCGTCGACGGGACGGCAGCGAAACGGGCGAAGGGGAGGGGGAGGGCAAAAAAGACAAGAAGGAAGAAGCCGAGAGTGCTTGA
- the zfr2 gene encoding zinc finger RNA-binding protein isoform X1, with protein MAASNYFGFTHGAGPQYSTQPPPAYSHPSTATYSVQQAPAVAHAVTASYSPAPVQAARPVVTAPYPAYQSHQAPPDYAYRQPDPPAPPQPTTTPQTYQVYSDTQDNYSYGRPAAVTTYDNKQYYQTSIASAQRTPTENYYQTVGVKSAYSPAPSTVYSQPPPPQRQVTALKPLAPSVSTSYNIYPVSTSVQQPPTPISSYTLGSSFGSTVSATTYSGISYSNYDSTGYTSTSTPSYYQPAQQTLTQPQPPPQQPQQQPQPPIQPPPKQLTSSSWSNSGSNMVTAPTVNTYKKPTFHQSKLQKPKGPPKQPQLHYCDICKISCAGPQTYREHLEGQKHKKKEAALKSGGQTGASNGPRGVQTQLRCELCDVTCTGVDAYAAHIRGAKHQKVVKLHTKLGKPIPSTEPVLVNSAPVITTSTAGKPPVTTSTPASVSTTSTPTVTPKQGAVNTLVKITAPVKKPAPPKIYNISNKPVSAPAAAVTAAVVVVAAKVEEPMQQSIQRRDPQSDDEDGDRAGGQGDIQPVGHDYVEEVRNVDGKVIRFHCKLCECSFNDPNAKDMHLKGRRHRLQYKKKVNPELPVEIKPSNRARKLQESKLKKQKQKAVLKRQRDDEQCWHMEMRSDSWPKRYEEDMYWRRMEEEQMYWGEQRRRMAPPPLMSRPGMPVPPLLTCVRRPDSPDDRHIMAKHSTIYPVEEELQAVQRIVSHSERALKLVSDSLLEKETPAVDTAATEGGDEKGTENSGRLLKGVMRVGILAKGLLLHGDRNVELILLTAKKPTISLLKNIAKHLPKELETFSEDQYEVQAHPEEANIVIFSSKEPKMQVTISLTSPLMREDPATEKEKQAGGKAAEKGVAEKDPTDLLNKRKCLEYLAALRHAKWFQARANGLQSCVIIIRLLRDLCQRVPTWGKMPGWAMELLVEKVISSAAGPLSPGEAMRRVLECISTGILLPDGPGLMDPCEKETTDALGSMMLQAREDITASAQHALRLLAFRQIHKVLGMESLPASKASARNRKRRRDGSETGEGEGEGKKDKKEEAESA; from the exons ATGGCTGCAAGCAATTATTTCGGCTTCACACATGGTGCCGGTCCGCAATACAG TACCCAGCCTCCCCCGGCCTACTCCCATCCCTCCACAGCCACTTACAGTGTCCAGCAGGCTCCAGCTGTGGCTCATGCAGTGACTGCATCCTACTCTCCAGCTCCAGTCCAGGCAGCCCGGCCAGTGGTCACTGCCCCTTACCCTGCCTATCAGAGTCACCAGGCTCCCCCTGACTACGCCTACAGGCAGCCAGACCCCCCGGCACCCCCACAGCCCACCACCACCCCACAGACGTACCAAGTATACTCGGACACG CAGGACAACTACAGCTACGGGCGCCCTGCAGCTGTCACGACCTATGACAACAAACAGTACTACCAGACGAGTATAGCTTCAGCTCAGAGGACACCCACAGAGAATTACTACCAGACGG TAGGCGTAAAGAGTGCATACAGTCCAGCCCCGTCCACTGTGTACAGCCAGCCTCCTCCTCCCCAGAGGCAGGTAACGGCCCTGAAGCCTCTGGCCCCCTCTGTGtcaaccagctacaacattTACCCAGTGTCCACCAGTGTCCAGCAGCCCCCCACACCCATTTCATCCTACACCCTTGGCTCCTCCTTCGGATCAACTGTTTCAGCCACCACCTACTCAG GCATTAGCTACTCCAATTATGACTCTACTGGCTACACCTCTACATCCACCCCCTCCTATTACCAGCCGGCCCAGCAGACTCTCACCCAGCCGCAGCCTCCACCTCAGCAGCCCCAGCAACAGCCCCAACCCCCCATCCAGCCACCACCTAAGCAGCTGACAAGCTCTTCCTGGAGCAACTCAGGCAGCAACATGGTGACAGCTCCGACTGTAAACACCTACAAAAAGCCCACGTTTCATCAGAGCAAGCTGCAGAAGCCCAAAGGGCCTCCCAAGCAGCCCCAGCTCCATTACTGTGACATTTGCAAGATCAGCTGTGCAGGCCCTCAG ACGTACCGGGAGCACCTTGAGGGCCAGAAGCATAAGAAAAAGGAGGCAGCCCTTAAATCTGGGGGGCAGACGGGGGCCAGCAATGGGCCCAGAGGTGTCCAGACTCAGTTACGCTGTGAGCTATGTGACGTCACCTGCACCGGAGTGGACGCCTATGCCGCCCATATCCGTGGGGCCAAACATCAGAAG GTGGTGAAACTTCACACCAAGCTGGGCAAACCTATACCTTCCACTGAGCCAGTGTTGGTGAATTCAGCTCCAGTTATCACAACCTCGACAGCTGGGAAACCTCCAGTCACCACATCCACTCCTGCCTCTGTCTCAACCACTTCAACTCCCACTGTGACACCCAAACAGGGGGCTGTAAACACCCTGGTCAAAATAACGGCACCAGTCAAGAAACCAGCTCCTcccaaaatatataacattt CCAATAAGCCTGTCAGCGCTCCAgcagctgcagtgacagcagcggtggtggtggtggctgcCAAGGTGGAGGAGCCCATGCAACAGTCAATTCAGAGGAGGGACCCTCAGAGTGACGATGAGGACGGTGACAGAGCTGGAGGCCAGGGAGACATCCAGCCAGTGGGACACGACTACGTAGAGGAG GTCCGAAACGTTGACGGCAAAGTGATTAGATTCCACTGTAAACTGTGTGAGTGCAGCTTCAACGACCCCAACGCTAAAGACATGCACCTGAAAGGAAGAAGGCACAGACTCCAATACAAG AAGAAAGTGAACCCAGAGCTTCCTGTGGAGATCAAGCCCAGTAACCGGGCCAGGAAGCTGCAGGAGAGCAAGCTGAAGAAGCAGAAACAGAAGGCAGTgctgaagagacagagagacgatGAACAGTGCTGGCACATGGAGATGAGGTCAGACTCATGGCCAAA GCGATATGAGGAGGACATGTACTggaggaggatggaggaggagcaGATGTATTGGGGGGAGCAGAGACGCAGGATGGCTCCTCCACCTTTGATGAGCCGCCCTGGTATGCCAGTACCCCCTCTACTG ACGTGTGTGCGTCGGCCAGACTCTCCTGACGACCGTCACATCATGGCTAAACACTCGACCATTTACCCAGTAGAGGAAGAGCTGCAGGCTGTTCAGAGGATTGTCTCCCACTCTGAGAGAGCCCTAAAACTGGTGTCAGACTCCCTGCTGGAGAAGGAGACACCAGCTGTTGATACGGCTGCCACTGAAGGAGGAGATGAAAAAGG TACTGAGAACTCAGGACGGCTGCTAAAAGGTGTGATGAGGGTGGGCATCCTGGCCAAAGGCCTGCTGCTTCATGGGGACAGAAATGTTGAGCTCATCCTGCTGACTGCTAAGAAACCCACGATCTCTTTACTGAAGAACATCGCCAAGCATTTGCCCAAAGAACTGGAG ACATTTTCTGAAGATCAGTATGAGGTGCAGGCTCACCCTGAGGAGGCGAACATCGTGATATTTTCAAGCAAGGAGCCCAAAATGCAGGTGACCATTTCTCTCACCTCGCCGCTGATGAGGGAGGACCCTGCTACTGAGaaggagaagcaggcaggaggaaAAGCGGCtgagaaag GTGTGGCTGAGAAGGACCCCACTGATCTTCTGAATAAGAGAAAATGTCTGGAATACCTGGCTGCTCTCCGTCACGCCAAATGGTTTCAG GCTCGTGCCAACGGGCTGCAGTCTTGTGTGATCATCATTCGGTTGCTGAGAGATTTATGTCAGCGGGTTCCCACCTGGGGGAAGATGCCCGGCTGG GCGATGGAGCTGCTGGTGGAGAAAGTGATCAGCAGTGCTGCAGGCCCACTCAGCCCAGGAGAGGCCATGCGCAGAGTCCTAGAGTGCATCTCCACAGGCATCCTGCTACCAG ATGGACCAGGGTTGATGGACCCCTGTGAGAAAGAGACAACAGATGCTTTGGGAAGCATGATGCTTCAAGCCAGAGAGGACATTACTGCCAGTGCACAG CATGCTCTGCGGCTGCTTGCTTTCCGCCAGATCCACAAGGTTCTGGGCATGGAGTCTCTGCCAGCATCCAAGGCCAGCGCTCGCAACCGTAAGCGTCGACGGGACGGCAGCGAAACGGGCGAAGGGGAGGGGGAGGGCAAAAAAGACAAGAAGGAAGAAGCCGAGAGTGCTTGA